One window of Paenibacillus albicereus genomic DNA carries:
- the corA gene encoding magnesium/cobalt transporter CorA translates to MKIRMVNNGVFTPVDELEHTLTPPLEGFYWIDADVEDLAYLQPLFGLHDLAVEDCLTEEEQRPKIELYEGHYFIVINSIRFDDEEIFLRALNIFLGRHYIITVTKQKINELRSLKPILWEQEVSRPDRFLYHLVDIVVDNYFLVGDRIEARIERLEEDILMHTKKSHLNEIIGLRSEILWLKKVLGPQRDVIATLNKKDLRLIDDQLQKYFSDIYENAVKITETFDTYRDLMGNLREAYQSSLSNRANEIMRVFTALTTIFMPLTFITGIYGMNFAHLPGETFYYGFYILLGFMLLLGGGMFLLFRKKDWL, encoded by the coding sequence ATGAAGATTCGCATGGTCAACAACGGCGTATTCACGCCTGTGGACGAGCTGGAGCACACGCTCACCCCTCCGCTGGAGGGCTTTTACTGGATCGATGCCGATGTCGAGGATCTCGCCTATCTGCAGCCTCTGTTCGGCCTGCATGACCTGGCGGTCGAAGACTGCCTGACCGAGGAGGAGCAGCGCCCCAAGATCGAGCTTTACGAAGGGCATTATTTCATCGTCATCAACAGCATCCGCTTCGACGACGAGGAGATTTTCCTCCGCGCGCTGAACATCTTCCTCGGACGCCACTACATCATTACCGTCACCAAGCAGAAGATCAACGAGCTGCGATCGCTCAAGCCGATCCTGTGGGAGCAGGAGGTCAGCCGGCCGGACCGGTTCCTGTACCACCTGGTCGACATCGTCGTGGACAACTACTTCCTCGTCGGCGACCGCATCGAGGCGCGCATCGAGCGGCTCGAGGAAGACATCCTGATGCACACCAAGAAGTCCCATCTGAACGAGATCATCGGCCTGCGCAGCGAAATCCTGTGGCTCAAGAAGGTGCTCGGGCCGCAGCGCGACGTCATCGCCACGCTCAACAAGAAGGACCTGCGCCTGATCGACGACCAGCTGCAGAAGTACTTCAGCGATATTTACGAGAACGCCGTCAAGATCACCGAGACGTTCGACACCTACCGCGATCTGATGGGCAACTTGCGCGAGGCGTACCAATCCAGCCTCTCCAACCGGGCGAACGAGATCATGCGCGTCTTTACGGCGCTGACGACGATCTTCATGCCGCTGACGTTCATCACCGGCATCTACGGGATGAACTTCGCGCACTTGCCCGGCGAGACGTTCTACTACGGCTTCTACATCCTGCTCGGCTTCATGCTGCTCCTCGGCGGGGGCATGTTTCTCCTCTTCCGCAAAAAGGATTGGCTGTAA
- a CDS encoding MFS transporter yields the protein MDRKAVRGWIWYDWANSAFATTMLAAVMPVYYEGVAASGLADGAAQSYWANTQSIAMLLVAVLAPLAGAAADLSRSKLRFLIAFTVLGAASSSLMALAGEGDWLLASCLLVLGIVGFSTGNTFYDALLRDGVPEEQRHAVSAKGYAYGYAGGGALLAINLVMILQWEALGFPSKTAATQVVFATVGVWWLLFSLPLFTRWKERPASAEPMRSGPTVLQAAGASFGRIAQSLRSLRRYPELLKYMAAFWLFNDGISTVIVMATIYGAGIGIDSDDLILALLVTQFVGLPATLGFGRLVGRFGAKRMLSASLLIYLGIVILGYFMTTSLHFFVLATLVGLVQGGSQAAARSLYARLVPPDRSGEWFGFLALSSKFTSVLGPLVFSLSATLTGSSRAAILSVAAFFVLGWLLLQRVDFHRGAEQAAARSGDADGPGSGLPPAGLTS from the coding sequence ATGGATCGAAAAGCGGTCCGAGGCTGGATCTGGTACGACTGGGCGAACTCCGCGTTCGCGACGACGATGCTGGCAGCCGTCATGCCGGTTTACTACGAAGGAGTGGCCGCAAGCGGACTTGCCGACGGCGCGGCCCAGTCGTATTGGGCGAACACGCAGAGCATCGCGATGCTGCTCGTCGCCGTGCTGGCGCCGCTGGCCGGCGCCGCAGCCGACCTCTCGCGCTCGAAGCTGCGCTTCCTGATCGCCTTCACGGTGCTCGGAGCGGCATCGAGCTCGCTGATGGCGCTGGCCGGGGAAGGCGACTGGCTGCTCGCCTCCTGCCTGCTCGTGCTCGGCATCGTCGGCTTCTCCACCGGCAACACGTTCTACGACGCGCTGCTGCGCGACGGCGTGCCGGAGGAGCAGCGCCATGCGGTGAGCGCCAAGGGCTACGCCTACGGCTACGCGGGAGGCGGGGCGCTGCTGGCGATCAACCTCGTCATGATCCTGCAGTGGGAGGCGCTCGGCTTTCCGAGCAAGACGGCCGCGACGCAGGTCGTGTTCGCCACGGTCGGCGTCTGGTGGCTGCTGTTCTCGCTGCCGCTGTTCACGCGCTGGAAGGAGCGGCCGGCGTCTGCGGAGCCGATGAGGAGCGGCCCGACCGTGCTGCAGGCGGCGGGAGCGTCGTTCGGCCGCATCGCCCAGTCGCTGCGCAGCCTGCGGCGCTATCCGGAGCTGCTCAAGTACATGGCGGCGTTCTGGTTGTTCAACGACGGCATCAGCACGGTCATCGTCATGGCGACGATCTACGGCGCGGGCATCGGCATCGATTCGGACGATCTCATCCTCGCGCTGCTCGTGACGCAGTTCGTCGGCCTGCCCGCGACGCTCGGCTTCGGCCGGCTGGTCGGCCGCTTCGGGGCCAAGCGCATGCTGAGCGCCTCGCTGCTGATCTATCTCGGCATCGTCATCCTCGGCTACTTCATGACGACGTCGCTGCATTTCTTCGTCCTGGCGACGCTCGTCGGGCTCGTACAGGGCGGCAGCCAGGCGGCGGCCCGCTCGCTGTACGCGCGGCTCGTGCCGCCGGACCGCTCCGGCGAGTGGTTCGGCTTCCTGGCGCTCAGCAGCAAGTTCACCTCGGTGCTCGGCCCGCTCGTCTTTTCGCTCAGCGCGACGCTGACCGGCTCGAGCCGCGCCGCGATCCTGTCGGTCGCCGCCTTTTTCGTGCTCGGCTGGCTGCTGCTCCAGCGCGTCGACTTCCACCGGGGAGCGGAGCAGGCGGCCGCCCGCAGCGGCGATGCGGACGGCCCGGGGAGCGGCTTGCCGCCAGCGGGATTGACTTCCTGA
- a CDS encoding LysR family transcriptional regulator encodes MNISQLETLLTISKTMSFRKAGELLNLTQPAVSAQIKSLEEEFKTVLVDRNQPVTLTDRGQVFLDHATRILDIVEELKQKLSDLNHTPQGHIVLGTTSSIAIQILPRVLSYFQNQFPLIKTTIHTMPSAQVLSSVENGSVDLGLTYLMEHNPHVRTATLYYDTFELVVSPRHPLASLKHASLDKLRDVPLIMLSPDTLGRRFVDRVFAEHGIAPNIVMELSSSEEVKRMAEINLGAAVVSKQSIASELRLGTLRMIKVSELEVSHPVGVVYKSGRYLNSAMQQFLSDLKGMPEAQFISSE; translated from the coding sequence CTGAATATCAGCCAGCTGGAGACGCTGCTTACCATTTCCAAAACGATGAGCTTCCGCAAGGCCGGCGAGCTGCTCAACCTGACCCAGCCCGCCGTCTCCGCCCAGATCAAAAGCCTGGAGGAGGAGTTCAAGACGGTGCTCGTCGACCGCAACCAGCCGGTCACGCTCACCGATCGCGGCCAGGTGTTCCTCGACCACGCCACGCGCATCCTCGACATCGTCGAGGAGCTCAAGCAGAAGCTGTCCGACTTGAACCATACGCCGCAAGGCCATATCGTGCTCGGCACGACGAGCTCCATCGCCATCCAGATCCTGCCGCGCGTGCTGTCGTATTTCCAGAACCAGTTCCCGCTCATCAAGACGACGATCCATACGATGCCGTCGGCGCAGGTGCTCTCCAGCGTGGAGAACGGCAGCGTCGATCTCGGCCTGACCTATCTGATGGAGCATAATCCCCATGTGCGGACGGCAACGCTGTACTATGACACGTTCGAGCTCGTCGTCTCTCCGCGCCACCCGCTCGCCTCGCTCAAGCACGCGTCGCTGGACAAGCTGCGCGATGTGCCGCTCATCATGCTTTCGCCGGACACGCTCGGCCGCCGCTTCGTCGACCGCGTCTTCGCCGAGCACGGCATCGCGCCCAACATCGTCATGGAGCTGTCGAGCAGCGAGGAGGTCAAGCGGATGGCGGAGATCAATCTCGGCGCCGCCGTCGTCTCCAAGCAGTCCATCGCGAGCGAGCTGCGTCTGGGCACGCTGCGCATGATCAAGGTGAGCGAGCTCGAGGTGAGTCATCCGGTCGGCGTCGTCTACAAGTCGGGGCGCTATCTCAATTCGGCGATGCAGCAATTCCTCAGCGACCTCAAGGGCATGCCCGAGGCGCAGTTCATCAGCAGCGAATAG
- a CDS encoding histidinol-phosphatase yields MKFDLHTHHSRCGHAEGSIEDYIRAGIDAGLSVIGISDHSPYFGSEEDHPQPGIAMARSSLPGYVEEVLALKAKYEGKIEVLLGMESDFFPEHAETYRRAYEPYPFDYLIGSVHLSGGKSIFNRNRWKGLSDLVQIEQKRDYYELIRQSAVCGMFQVLGHIDAMKGYYPAFSDIPASESIDLTLQAISGSGAAIEINTSGKTKTVGGWYPSEAILERALFYGVQASFGSDSHVPSRVGDEFEEVRAKLKEIGFKEWVFYRQKRPVAVPL; encoded by the coding sequence ATGAAATTCGACCTGCATACCCACCACTCGCGATGCGGCCACGCCGAGGGCAGCATCGAGGACTACATCCGCGCCGGCATCGACGCCGGGCTGTCCGTCATCGGCATCTCCGACCACTCGCCGTATTTCGGCAGCGAGGAGGATCATCCGCAGCCGGGCATCGCGATGGCCCGCAGCTCGCTGCCGGGCTATGTCGAGGAGGTGCTGGCGCTCAAGGCCAAGTACGAGGGGAAGATCGAGGTGCTGCTGGGGATGGAATCCGACTTCTTTCCCGAGCATGCCGAGACGTACCGCCGCGCGTACGAGCCGTATCCGTTCGACTATCTCATCGGCTCCGTCCATCTCTCGGGGGGCAAGAGCATCTTCAACCGCAACCGCTGGAAGGGACTGTCCGACCTCGTGCAGATCGAACAGAAGCGGGACTACTATGAGCTGATCCGCCAATCCGCCGTCTGCGGCATGTTCCAGGTGCTCGGCCACATCGACGCCATGAAGGGCTACTATCCGGCCTTCTCGGACATCCCGGCATCCGAGAGCATCGACCTGACGCTGCAGGCGATCTCCGGCAGCGGAGCGGCCATCGAGATCAATACGTCCGGCAAGACCAAGACCGTCGGCGGCTGGTATCCGTCCGAAGCGATCCTCGAGCGCGCGCTGTTCTACGGCGTGCAGGCGAGCTTCGGCTCCGATTCCCATGTGCCTTCGCGGGTCGGCGACGAGTTCGAGGAGGTTCGCGCCAAGCTCAAGGAGATCGGCTTCAAGGAGTGGGTGTTCTACCGCCAGAAACGTCCGGTGGCCGTGCCTCTCTGA
- a CDS encoding EamA family transporter, with translation MPADMPWLLVAIGSALVFGLAGWWMKVSQMKQGGRTALLLGLYASGTAGFAAQSLTDGGWSALGDWRLWLYGGIVGAGSAWGNAVFMKALEHGPASITSPITNLNIVLVVAMSVAWYGERLGPAEAAGIALLLGAAVLVAIRPAEKLRLSSRLWYIYTGAAVLLFTFRNGGLKVTGEAGLPSSAVLFSGYALALLWFAAAAWREQARSAAPRPSPDSPTPAVRSEAAARFRIGLRHGLLAGLFSYGGLQLYALALETGPAGLAAPIFATNSLVVAAGSILVYRERLTRLQWLAFACLMAGLVVIRL, from the coding sequence ATGCCCGCTGACATGCCCTGGCTCCTGGTCGCGATCGGCAGCGCCCTCGTCTTCGGCCTCGCCGGCTGGTGGATGAAGGTGTCCCAGATGAAGCAGGGCGGCCGGACGGCGCTGCTGCTCGGCCTTTATGCGTCCGGCACGGCCGGGTTCGCGGCGCAAAGCTTGACGGACGGCGGCTGGTCGGCGCTCGGCGACTGGCGGCTCTGGCTCTATGGCGGCATCGTCGGCGCCGGGTCGGCTTGGGGCAACGCGGTCTTCATGAAAGCGCTGGAGCACGGTCCCGCCAGCATCACCTCGCCGATCACGAACCTCAACATTGTCCTCGTCGTGGCGATGTCGGTCGCGTGGTACGGCGAACGGCTCGGCCCCGCAGAAGCGGCCGGCATCGCGCTGCTGCTCGGGGCGGCGGTGCTCGTCGCGATCCGCCCGGCGGAGAAGCTGCGCCTCTCCAGCCGCCTCTGGTACATCTACACCGGCGCCGCCGTCCTGCTGTTCACGTTCCGCAACGGCGGCCTCAAGGTGACCGGCGAAGCCGGACTGCCCTCGTCGGCCGTCCTGTTCAGCGGCTATGCGCTGGCGCTGCTCTGGTTCGCTGCCGCCGCATGGCGCGAGCAGGCCCGCTCGGCTGCCCCGCGACCATCTCCGGACTCGCCGACCCCAGCGGTGCGGAGCGAGGCGGCGGCGCGCTTCCGCATCGGCCTGCGCCATGGCCTGCTCGCCGGACTGTTCTCCTACGGGGGGCTCCAGCTCTACGCGCTGGCGCTCGAGACCGGCCCTGCGGGCCTCGCCGCCCCGATCTTCGCGACAAACAGCCTTGTCGTCGCGGCCGGGTCCATCCTCGTGTACCGGGAGCGCCTGACAAGGCTGCAATGGCTTGCTTTCGCCTGCCTCATGGCAGGGCTCGTCGTCATCCGGCTGTAG
- a CDS encoding DUF695 domain-containing protein has translation MPDDWGFFERMTESKEQMRILVNCAWKKETPPSELTRLLSITINLYSVRSRQKKKAAMIAELEKLEQRLEEAVLAGGEAFYAGRINTPKRLEYYYYIASDAVLEPLENMIREHQGYRLQYYAKPDPQWEFYRFMMPDTLEELFIHNAQMVYALLNRGDDIRQPRNVYHWLLFRDSDDRMMMRMKLEGMGYRIEEGKSGEPEPDYPYPLVISRYEDVRLETVNGRVDELYRVLGGGGGKYDGWGSVMKQPPLYRLRQWAKKRLGIQRLSGRTKS, from the coding sequence ATGCCGGACGATTGGGGATTTTTTGAACGCATGACGGAGTCCAAGGAGCAGATGAGGATTCTCGTCAATTGCGCCTGGAAAAAAGAAACGCCTCCCTCCGAGCTGACCCGGCTGCTCTCCATCACGATCAACCTGTATTCGGTGCGCAGCCGTCAGAAGAAAAAGGCCGCCATGATTGCCGAATTGGAGAAGCTGGAGCAGCGCCTGGAGGAAGCGGTGCTGGCCGGGGGGGAAGCCTTTTATGCCGGAAGGATCAATACGCCCAAGAGGCTGGAATATTATTACTATATCGCGTCCGACGCCGTGCTGGAGCCGCTGGAGAACATGATCCGCGAGCACCAGGGCTATCGGCTGCAATACTATGCCAAGCCGGATCCGCAGTGGGAATTTTACCGCTTCATGATGCCGGACACGCTGGAGGAGCTGTTCATCCATAATGCGCAGATGGTGTATGCGCTGCTGAACCGCGGGGACGACATCCGCCAGCCGCGCAACGTCTACCACTGGCTGCTGTTCCGCGATTCGGACGATCGCATGATGATGCGGATGAAGCTGGAAGGGATGGGCTATCGGATCGAGGAAGGAAAGAGCGGGGAGCCGGAGCCGGATTATCCGTATCCGCTCGTCATCAGCCGCTATGAGGACGTGCGGCTGGAGACGGTCAACGGCCGCGTCGACGAGCTGTACCGCGTTCTCGGCGGGGGCGGCGGCAAGTACGACGGCTGGGGCTCGGTCATGAAGCAGCCGCCTCTGTACCGGCTGCGCCAATGGGCCAAGAAGCGGCTCGGCATCCAGCGGCTGTCCGGACGGACCAAGAGCTGA
- a CDS encoding DoxX family protein: MLDTGLLILRVVVGLLFIGHGAQKLFGWFGGYGIKGTAGWLESIGAKPGVLMAVLAGGAELLGGLLLALGLWMWVAAALIVVTMLVAIAKVHGANGIWSTSNGYEYNLVLIAAALALAFSGAGAYSIDALL; encoded by the coding sequence ATGTTGGATACGGGATTGCTCATCTTGAGGGTCGTCGTCGGCCTGCTGTTCATCGGGCACGGCGCGCAGAAGCTGTTCGGCTGGTTCGGAGGCTACGGCATCAAGGGAACGGCCGGCTGGCTGGAGTCGATCGGGGCGAAGCCGGGGGTGCTGATGGCCGTGCTGGCCGGAGGAGCGGAGCTGCTCGGCGGACTGCTGCTCGCGCTCGGCCTGTGGATGTGGGTGGCCGCCGCCCTCATCGTCGTGACGATGCTCGTCGCGATCGCGAAGGTGCACGGAGCGAACGGCATCTGGTCGACATCGAACGGCTACGAGTACAATCTCGTGCTGATCGCGGCCGCGCTTGCGCTTGCTTTTTCCGGAGCGGGAGCTTATTCCATCGACGCGCTTCTGTAA
- a CDS encoding winged helix-turn-helix transcriptional regulator, with protein MDYSTMCPKYEAAIELLGKKWTGLIIRVLLGGPKRFKEIKEQIPEMSDKMLTDRMKELETSQIVNRNVYPEMPVRIEYELTEKGRNLKPVIESIQDWGENWL; from the coding sequence ATGGACTACTCCACGATGTGCCCCAAGTATGAGGCGGCGATCGAGCTCCTCGGCAAGAAGTGGACGGGCCTGATTATCCGCGTGCTGCTCGGAGGGCCGAAGCGGTTCAAGGAAATCAAGGAGCAGATTCCGGAGATGAGCGACAAGATGCTGACCGACCGGATGAAGGAGCTCGAGACGAGCCAGATCGTCAATCGCAACGTATATCCGGAGATGCCGGTCCGGATTGAATATGAGCTGACCGAAAAAGGACGGAACCTCAAGCCGGTCATCGAATCGATCCAGGACTGGGGAGAGAACTGGCTTTGA